CATGATGTCGTCCGCGTGGCGCCCCTTGCGCTGCTCGAACGGCTTCAAGCAGACGTAAATACCGCCGTTGTTCGAGACGTTCGCGCTGGAGAAGATCGAGTAGCCGCTGATCTGCACCGTGTTGGCCACGCCGTCGGTCGAGAGGCACGCATCGGCCACTTCCTTCATCACCGCGTCGGTGCGCTCCACGGCGTCACCGGGAGGGAGTTCCAGGTTCACGACCAGGTACCCCTGGTCCTGCTGCGGGATGAACCCGCCGGGCACCGTGCGGAACCCCATATACGCCAGCCCCAACAACCCGGCGTACACCACCAGCACCACGACCGTGAGCCGGATCAGCCAACCGATCGAGCTCCCGTACAACTTCGTCCCGCGGTCGAACGTCCAGTTGAACCCGCGGAACAACCACCACCCGAACAGGTAGAACAGCGCCTTATCGATCCAGTCCTTCCCCCCGTGGTGGTCCCGCAACAGGATCGGGCACAGCGCCGGGCTGAGCGTGAGCGAGTTGAACGCCGAAATCACCGTGCTGACCGCGATCGTCACCGCGAACTGCTTGAAGAACTGCCCGGTCAGCCCGGGGATGACCGCGGCCGGGACGAACACGGCACACAGCACGAGTGACACGCCGATAATCGCCATGCCCACTTCGGACATGGCTTTTCTGGTCGCGTCGAGAGGCGTAAGCCCTCGCGCGATGTGGAACTCGACCGCCTCGACCACCACGATCGCGTCGTCCACCACGATCCCGATCGCGAGCACCATACCGAAGAGCGTGAGGTTGTTGATCGAGTATCCGAGCGCGAACATGACCGCGAGCGTGCCCACCAGCGACACCGGTACCGCGATCATCGGGATGAGGGCCGCGCGCCAGTTCTGGAGGAACAGCAGCACCACGATGAACACGAGGACGATCGCCTCGAACAGTGTTTTCACCACCTCCTGCACGCTCGCACGCACGAAGTCCGTCGGGTCATAAACGATGTCGTACTCGATGCCGTCCGGCCAGTCCGCAGAGTTGCGCAACTCCTTCATCTTCTCCTTGATCGCGGTCGCGGTGCTGAAGGCGTTCCCCCCCGGGAGTTGGAACACCGGGAGCCCGACCGAGGGGCGGTTGTTCAGCGCGCTGGAGGAGTCGTAGGCCTTCGCCCCGAGTTCGACGCGGGCCACGTCGCGCAACCGCACCAGGGCCTCGCCCTTCGCCCCGGTCTTCACCACGATGTCCTTGAACTGCTGCTCGGTCTTCAACCGGCCCAACGTGTTCACCACGAGTTGCCGCGCCTGCCCGCGCGGGACCGGCGGGAGGCCGATCTGTCCGGCCGCGACCTGCACGTTCTGCTTGCGGATCGCGTCCACCACCTCGGACGGCACGAGATTCACATCGGTCATCTTGTCCGGGTCCAGCCATACGCGCATCGAGTAATCGCGGTTCCCGAACATGAACACGTCGCCGACCCCGTCGATGCGCGCGAGTTCGTCTTTCACCGCGAGGTTCGAGTGCCGGCTCACGGCCAGTTGCTGCTCGAAGATCTCGGCGTCCGACTTCGCCTCCTTCGTCGCGAACATGTTCACCACGAGCAGGATCGCGGTGGACTGTTTCTTGGTCACGACCCCGAGCCGGCGCACCTCTTCGGGCAGTTGCGGCAGGGCCACGTTCACCCGGTTCTGCACCAGAACCTGGGCCATGTCCGGGTTCGTGCCGTGCTTGAACGTAATAATGAGCCGCATGGCGCCGTCGTTGGTCGCCTGCGACTCCATGTACATCATCCCCTCGACGCCGTTGACCTGCTGCTCCAGGGGGGCGGCCACGGTCTCGGACAGCGTGCGCGCGTCGGCCCCGGGGTAGTTCGCGGTGACCACGACTTGGGGCGGGACGACTTCCGGGTACTGCGCGATCGGGAGCTGAGTGAGCGCGAGTATCCCCGCGAGCGTAATCAGCACCGAGAGCACCGCGGCGAAAACCGGTCGCGTGATAAAAAACTGCATGAGCAATGGGCCGGGTCAGAGTTCGCGAATCGGAACAGCAAGTGACAGACGACACCGAGGCCCGGGCGGGACCGGGCCGGCGCGCACACGTTGTCACTCGACACGATTGGTTATTTCACTGTGACGGGCACGCCGGGGCGCACGCGCAGGAGGTTGTCGGCCACGACCGTATCGGACTCGTCCAGCCCGCTCGTTGCGGACGCGGACGCCCGCCGGTTCACTTCCACGAGCCCGTTGAACGCCTCGCCCGGCTCGACCTCGCGGAGTTGAGCCTTCCCCTCCACGACCACGTAAACGTACTGTTTCCGCTGTTGGCTGAAGATCACGGACTCCGGTATCGCCAGAACTTCGCGGGGGTTACCGGCCGAAACCCGCACCTGCACCGATGACCCGTCGAGGAGCGGGGGCACGCGCTCTTTACCCGGCACGGCCGGGGGGAGCGGGTTCGCGAACTCGGCGCGAATGGTCCGCGTGCCCGTTTCGCGCTCGATCCGGACGTCGGCGTAATTGACGGTACTGTTGTGGACCCGGTCGTTCGGGTCACTGACGTAGTCCTTCTCGTTCTTGAGCTTGATCGTCACCCCAATTTTCTCGGGTGTGGCGATGGCGCCCGCCCGGATGCGTTCCGTGTACCAGAGGGACGTGAGTTCGTCCACTTCCCACAAGCAGTAGATTGGTGTAACCGGGTACACGGAAACTAGTTCCGTTTTGTAAGCGTCGACCAGTGCCCCGGACGCTACGGGCATCACGAACGTCTGGCTCACGCGCCCCGTCGTCGGGGCGTAGATGGTGCAGTATTTGAGGTTCTCTTCGGCCTTCGTCAGCGCCGACTCGTTCGCGATCTTCGTGGCCTTCGAGACGTCCAGTTGCGCCTCGGACACCTTCACGCTTGCCGCGGCCTTGTCCAGTTCGGTCTTGGACCCGACCCCGGTATTGATTTGTTGTGTGATGCGGGCGTGCTCGGCCTTGTCGCGCTCGATTTGCGCCGTCCAGTTCGCGATGTCGGCCTTCGCCTTCGAGATGTCGGCTTTGGCCTTCTCCACGTCGGCCATGTAGAGCACTGGGTCGATCCGGAACAGGACCGTTTTGCCCTCTTCGACGTAGTCGCCGTCCTTGAACTCGCGCGTGAGCACGCGCCCGGTCACTTGCGGGAGCACCTTCACCGGGTCTTTCGTAACCAGGCGCCCGGTAAACTCTTTCGTCGGATTGAGCCGCGTCAGTTTCGGGCGAACGGTCGCGACCGTCGGCGGCTCGGGCGGGGGCGGCTCGCCCGGCCCCTTCCCGCACCCGATAGTCGTCACGACGGCAGCGCCCAAAACCGCAATTGAAAACGCACGCGAAAACCGCATTGATCGCTCCGTGCGACGTTGAATACGAGAAGTGTTAATAAATAGTGGGGACGACCGGGCGATCTAACAGTCTC
This region of Gemmata massiliana genomic DNA includes:
- a CDS encoding efflux RND transporter permease subunit, encoding MQFFITRPVFAAVLSVLITLAGILALTQLPIAQYPEVVPPQVVVTANYPGADARTLSETVAAPLEQQVNGVEGMMYMESQATNDGAMRLIITFKHGTNPDMAQVLVQNRVNVALPQLPEEVRRLGVVTKKQSTAILLVVNMFATKEAKSDAEIFEQQLAVSRHSNLAVKDELARIDGVGDVFMFGNRDYSMRVWLDPDKMTDVNLVPSEVVDAIRKQNVQVAAGQIGLPPVPRGQARQLVVNTLGRLKTEQQFKDIVVKTGAKGEALVRLRDVARVELGAKAYDSSSALNNRPSVGLPVFQLPGGNAFSTATAIKEKMKELRNSADWPDGIEYDIVYDPTDFVRASVQEVVKTLFEAIVLVFIVVLLFLQNWRAALIPMIAVPVSLVGTLAVMFALGYSINNLTLFGMVLAIGIVVDDAIVVVEAVEFHIARGLTPLDATRKAMSEVGMAIIGVSLVLCAVFVPAAVIPGLTGQFFKQFAVTIAVSTVISAFNSLTLSPALCPILLRDHHGGKDWIDKALFYLFGWWLFRGFNWTFDRGTKLYGSSIGWLIRLTVVVLVVYAGLLGLAYMGFRTVPGGFIPQQDQGYLVVNLELPPGDAVERTDAVMKEVADACLSTDGVANTVQISGYSIFSSANVSNNGGIYVCLKPFEQRKGRHADDIMRELNAKFEKIRGGTATAFGAPPILGLGNAGGFKMQIQDRGNLGSEALEGMTWALAGEASKNPAEGIPAAFSSYRSNNPQVFLTVDRDRVQQMGVSVSAVNDALQSYMGQVYVNDITLDNRNWQVTVQADGPFRRSVEDLNKIKVRGANGEMIPIAGLIKTEPYQGPTKVNRYQMYPSADLNGITIPFLISSGQAIEKMEKLAKRDLPPGLSYEWTDMAYQQKQAANTKVGLSGVFEFRGDTTLLVFGLSVLVAFLVLAALYESWLLPLAIVLIVPMCLLCAVIGLLVTFQDLNVFSQIGLVVLVGLATKNAILIVEFAKQKREAGMPRFEAAVEAATQRLRPILMTSFAFILGVVPLLVGEGAGAEMRKALGTAVFSGMLGVTVFGIFFTPVFYNLIERFRGGKAHAPAPAHEPAKAEAPVPPHTA
- a CDS encoding efflux RND transporter periplasmic adaptor subunit; this encodes MRFSRAFSIAVLGAAVVTTIGCGKGPGEPPPPEPPTVATVRPKLTRLNPTKEFTGRLVTKDPVKVLPQVTGRVLTREFKDGDYVEEGKTVLFRIDPVLYMADVEKAKADISKAKADIANWTAQIERDKAEHARITQQINTGVGSKTELDKAAASVKVSEAQLDVSKATKIANESALTKAEENLKYCTIYAPTTGRVSQTFVMPVASGALVDAYKTELVSVYPVTPIYCLWEVDELTSLWYTERIRAGAIATPEKIGVTIKLKNEKDYVSDPNDRVHNSTVNYADVRIERETGTRTIRAEFANPLPPAVPGKERVPPLLDGSSVQVRVSAGNPREVLAIPESVIFSQQRKQYVYVVVEGKAQLREVEPGEAFNGLVEVNRRASASATSGLDESDTVVADNLLRVRPGVPVTVK